The following are encoded in a window of Streptomyces sp. 11x1 genomic DNA:
- the tmk gene encoding dTMP kinase, with amino-acid sequence MMRAEQPTAHNPAPDDALAADSRERAVRALLRRPQLKRLWSAQLVGGVGDVLALFVLVLLAFQAAIAEGAFGGGYRGVALTVAVVFGTRVLATLLFGAVLLGPLTSLTSQDGPLDRRWTMVGADGLRVLLLIVAPLWIDWTPDNALAVLLVTVFVAGVAERFWTVCRESAAPALLPAPPLEGATVRPLPDHMDALRRLSLRTGFVAVPLAAAVLVVASLLNNLLGAGLDWFGQHQAALASYVAAGLFAASLSVVTFLDLPKTRTPRARSPLEGLRRPKTGAGVDKGRTGAIPLLVPACGAVAGAVAAAVAVAVLHAKDLGGGPVMYGLFVTALTGGVVVGIRRGPSVLPSLSRRRLLALAIAFTGVALLAAGLTPDVTSAVLILGLAGAGAGIAANTGHTLLDQEAGESRRARTTEHLHAVVRVFVALAVLVAPLVAAVIGPHRLESGKFVFAHGGAAFTLMLVGALLLPVAALVLAKVDDRSGVPLRQDLRDALLKGDDPVQAPAASGFFIALEGGDGAGKSTQVEALAEWIRAKGHEVVVTREPGATPVGKRLRSILLDVSSAGLSHRAEALLYAADRAEHVDTVVRPALERGAVVISDRYIDSSVAYQGAGRDLSPTEIARISRWATDGLVPHLTVLLDVSPEAARERFTEAPDRLESEPAEFHERVRAGFLTLAAADAGRYLVVDAAQDPEAVTTVVRHRLDMMLPLSEAEVKAQEEARRKAEEEARRKAEEEAARKAEEERLERERQEELARLRAEEEERKRRELEEAQRREAERQAEEARQRAEEARRRAEEEQARLLAEEKARAEAEERRRVEEERRRQQAAEEQRLRAEAEARRLEKQRKAEEALLRAEEARRVAAAAEAERAAAVAAEAERAAAERAEADRKAEAERVAAAAEAARVAAERGSGDAAGSGSAGSGSGAGAGAASGAGDDAVTVATPLVTPTNASGGPVDETAVLPPVRDASGADSETTAKLPKPSVPSAPPVPTSGAAAEDETAVLPPVPSGAADETAVLPPVRDDLAPPGFFRDERPAAGGADGSDAVDRTRELPQVDEQGVPRRRPRSDWAEETPLDDLPTLADELLGSHDEDDADEGRGWRRRR; translated from the coding sequence ATGATGCGAGCCGAGCAGCCGACGGCCCACAACCCGGCCCCCGACGACGCCCTGGCAGCCGACTCCAGGGAGCGCGCCGTCCGGGCGCTGCTGCGCCGGCCCCAGCTGAAACGGTTGTGGAGCGCACAGCTCGTGGGCGGCGTGGGCGATGTGCTCGCGCTGTTCGTGCTGGTGCTCCTGGCCTTCCAGGCGGCGATCGCCGAGGGCGCCTTCGGCGGCGGGTACCGGGGCGTGGCCCTGACGGTCGCGGTCGTCTTCGGGACGCGCGTCCTCGCGACCCTGCTCTTCGGTGCCGTACTCCTCGGGCCGCTCACCTCCCTGACCTCGCAGGACGGTCCGCTCGACCGCCGCTGGACCATGGTCGGCGCGGACGGGCTGCGGGTCCTGCTGCTGATCGTCGCGCCCCTGTGGATCGACTGGACGCCGGACAACGCGCTCGCGGTGCTGCTGGTCACCGTGTTCGTCGCCGGTGTCGCCGAGCGGTTCTGGACCGTCTGCCGCGAGAGCGCGGCCCCCGCGCTGCTGCCCGCGCCGCCGCTGGAGGGCGCGACCGTACGGCCGCTGCCGGACCACATGGACGCGCTGCGGCGCCTGTCCCTGCGTACCGGATTCGTGGCCGTGCCCCTCGCGGCCGCCGTGCTCGTCGTCGCCTCGCTGCTCAACAACCTGCTGGGCGCGGGTCTCGACTGGTTCGGGCAGCACCAGGCCGCGCTCGCCTCGTACGTCGCCGCCGGGCTCTTCGCCGCCTCGCTGTCGGTCGTGACCTTCCTCGACCTGCCCAAGACGCGTACCCCCCGCGCGCGGTCGCCGCTGGAGGGGCTGCGTCGGCCCAAGACCGGCGCCGGTGTCGACAAGGGCCGCACGGGCGCGATCCCGCTGCTGGTGCCGGCCTGCGGGGCCGTCGCGGGCGCGGTCGCCGCCGCGGTCGCCGTCGCCGTGCTGCACGCCAAGGACCTGGGCGGCGGGCCGGTGATGTACGGGCTGTTCGTCACCGCGCTGACGGGTGGCGTGGTCGTCGGGATCCGTCGGGGCCCGTCCGTGCTGCCCTCGCTGTCCCGGCGCCGGCTGCTCGCTCTCGCGATCGCCTTCACCGGAGTCGCGCTGCTCGCCGCCGGTCTGACGCCGGACGTCACGAGCGCCGTGCTCATCCTGGGGCTCGCCGGTGCCGGTGCGGGAATCGCCGCCAACACCGGGCACACGCTGCTCGATCAGGAGGCCGGGGAATCCCGCCGGGCCCGGACCACCGAGCATCTGCACGCTGTCGTACGCGTGTTCGTGGCGCTGGCGGTGCTCGTCGCTCCGCTGGTCGCGGCCGTCATCGGACCGCACCGGCTGGAGAGCGGCAAGTTCGTCTTCGCGCACGGCGGTGCGGCGTTCACGCTGATGCTGGTGGGGGCGTTGCTGCTGCCGGTCGCCGCGCTGGTGCTCGCCAAGGTCGACGACCGGTCCGGGGTGCCGCTGCGGCAGGACCTGCGGGACGCGTTGCTCAAGGGCGACGACCCGGTGCAGGCGCCTGCGGCCTCCGGGTTCTTCATCGCCCTGGAGGGAGGGGACGGCGCCGGGAAGTCCACCCAGGTCGAGGCGCTCGCCGAGTGGATCCGGGCCAAGGGGCACGAGGTCGTGGTGACGCGCGAGCCGGGGGCGACTCCGGTGGGGAAGCGGCTGCGGTCGATCCTGCTCGATGTGTCGTCGGCCGGTCTGTCCCATCGCGCCGAGGCGCTGCTGTACGCGGCGGACCGTGCCGAGCACGTGGACACCGTGGTGCGGCCCGCGCTGGAGCGGGGCGCGGTGGTCATCTCGGACCGGTACATCGACTCGTCCGTCGCCTATCAGGGGGCCGGGCGGGACCTCTCGCCGACCGAGATCGCCCGGATCTCGCGGTGGGCGACCGACGGACTCGTGCCGCACCTGACGGTGCTGCTGGACGTGTCGCCGGAGGCCGCGCGCGAGCGGTTCACCGAGGCGCCGGACCGGCTGGAGTCCGAGCCGGCCGAGTTCCACGAGCGGGTGCGGGCGGGATTCCTGACGCTGGCCGCCGCCGATGCCGGGCGCTACCTGGTGGTGGACGCCGCGCAGGACCCCGAGGCGGTGACGACCGTGGTCCGGCACCGGCTCGACATGATGCTGCCGCTGTCCGAGGCCGAGGTGAAGGCGCAGGAGGAGGCCCGGCGCAAGGCCGAGGAGGAAGCCCGGCGCAAGGCCGAGGAAGAGGCCGCACGCAAGGCCGAGGAGGAACGGCTGGAGCGCGAGCGCCAGGAGGAGCTCGCGCGGCTGCGGGCCGAGGAGGAGGAGCGCAAGCGGCGCGAGCTGGAAGAGGCTCAGCGGCGCGAGGCGGAGCGGCAGGCGGAGGAGGCCCGGCAGCGGGCCGAGGAAGCGCGTCGCCGAGCCGAGGAGGAGCAGGCGCGGCTCCTCGCGGAGGAGAAGGCGCGAGCCGAGGCGGAGGAACGGCGTCGGGTCGAGGAGGAACGGCGTCGTCAGCAGGCCGCGGAGGAGCAGCGGCTGCGGGCCGAGGCGGAGGCGCGGCGCCTGGAGAAGCAGCGGAAGGCCGAGGAGGCGTTGCTGCGGGCCGAGGAGGCCCGGCGGGTGGCCGCCGCGGCGGAGGCCGAGCGGGCGGCGGCGGTCGCGGCGGAGGCGGAGCGCGCCGCGGCGGAGCGGGCCGAGGCCGACCGGAAGGCTGAGGCGGAGCGGGTCGCGGCCGCGGCGGAGGCTGCGCGCGTTGCGGCTGAGCGGGGGAGTGGGGACGCGGCTGGGTCCGGGTCCGCCGGGTCAGGCTCCGGTGCGGGTGCGGGTGCCGCGTCTGGGGCCGGCGATGACGCGGTGACTGTGGCTACGCCGTTGGTGACGCCGACGAACGCGTCCGGTGGGCCGGTGGATGAGACGGCTGTGCTGCCGCCCGTGCGGGACGCGTCCGGGGCCGACTCCGAGACGACGGCGAAGCTGCCGAAGCCGTCGGTGCCGTCGGCGCCGCCGGTGCCGACTTCGGGGGCTGCCGCGGAGGATGAGACCGCGGTGCTGCCGCCGGTGCCTTCGGGGGCGGCCGACGAGACGGCTGTGCTGCCGCCGGTGCGGGACGACTTGGCGCCGCCGGGATTCTTCCGGGACGAGCGGCCCGCGGCTGGCGGGGCGGACGGGTCGGACGCCGTGGATCGGACGCGGGAGCTGCCGCAGGTCGATGAGCAGGGGGTGCCTCGGCGGCGGCCTCGGTCGGACTGGGCCGAGGAGACGCCGCTGGACGATCTGCCCACGTTGGCGGACGAGTTGCTGGGGTCGCACGACGAGGACGACGCCGATGAGGGACGGGGCTGGCGGCGCCGCCGCTGA
- a CDS encoding protein kinase domain-containing protein, with product MAGDTPEQGRGRIINNRYRLLRTLGAGGMGRVWLAYDEELACEVSMKEISLPDVPLDATEPAQRIARARSEARHAARLRGHPHVATVHDVVLHEGLPWIVMEYVPDAIDLQAVVRQRGPLSPEQVARVGLAVLDALTAGHRIGILHRDVKPANILLAADASGDLYARVLLTDYGIALQPESREPRLTATAGILGTPGYLAPERARGEPPTPAADLFSLGATLYAAVEGRGPFDRHGEYATLTALLGEEPAPPARAGELAPVLHGLLIKDPVRRLSPEAAARGLERVAASGAEPTPPGWGATPASAPGAFGPAPRTPGAPGTPGTPGTPGTPGTPGTPATPGAPGAPPGYVASAPPGYVAAGQHGLGGTPDTPGPPHTPYTPGVPHTPGTPSSPNAPNTPAGGPPTPGATPGGPWQRGQQPRSPYDSYNPYGGRPSTPYGSPAGGGSTPYAGAPGGPPSAYGGGGGGAQPPGYGGSVGNQSLPYAANASAPYGGGGAPPPGNAGFPTLTAGSPPPPGGPRRRTPAGAVVAIVVAVLLVAGGGTWAAVNLSGGPDPKPSDSPGPLSSPTSEYPYGKQAAIKKALEVGDCVKAVWTGTAFDSVPDLGVVDCDEDWPDGQVVAIATASDPAEAKASGEQRCAGQADALAEALPDAGVYALIPTKEGFTAAKGGTACLVLGKHVPIGGEVGRLRDVGVNLWPTQMAVGDCWDYATREDEGYDAPLTDCAEAHTDQVVGSVQAPDNMTFAGALAEGGKLCTNRFESSWAPGADLIVSGWVSAEEEWKKGFNIVVCTVRNADMSQTTGKIPTPGSV from the coding sequence ATGGCGGGTGATACGCCGGAGCAGGGCCGGGGAAGGATCATCAACAACCGGTACCGACTGCTGCGCACCCTGGGCGCGGGCGGTATGGGCCGGGTCTGGCTCGCGTACGACGAGGAGTTGGCCTGCGAGGTCTCCATGAAGGAGATCTCCCTGCCCGATGTCCCGCTGGACGCGACCGAGCCCGCCCAGCGGATCGCCCGGGCCCGCAGCGAGGCCCGGCACGCCGCGCGGCTGCGTGGCCATCCCCACGTGGCCACGGTCCACGACGTGGTGCTCCACGAGGGCCTGCCGTGGATCGTCATGGAGTACGTGCCGGATGCGATCGACCTCCAGGCGGTCGTACGGCAGCGAGGGCCGCTCTCGCCCGAGCAGGTCGCCCGGGTCGGGCTCGCCGTCCTCGACGCGCTCACGGCGGGGCACCGCATCGGCATACTCCACCGGGACGTGAAGCCGGCCAACATCCTGCTCGCGGCCGACGCCTCGGGCGACCTCTACGCGCGTGTGCTGCTCACCGACTACGGCATCGCGCTCCAGCCGGAGTCCCGCGAACCCCGGCTCACCGCCACCGCCGGAATCCTCGGCACGCCCGGGTATCTGGCGCCCGAGCGGGCCCGGGGCGAGCCGCCGACCCCGGCCGCCGACCTGTTCTCGCTCGGCGCCACGCTGTACGCGGCGGTCGAGGGCCGCGGCCCCTTCGACCGGCACGGCGAGTACGCGACGCTGACGGCCCTGCTCGGGGAGGAGCCGGCGCCGCCCGCCCGCGCCGGTGAACTCGCCCCCGTCCTGCACGGGTTGCTCATCAAGGACCCCGTGCGCCGACTCTCGCCGGAGGCCGCGGCGCGCGGCCTGGAGCGAGTGGCCGCCTCGGGCGCCGAGCCGACCCCGCCGGGCTGGGGCGCCACCCCCGCCTCGGCACCCGGCGCCTTCGGACCCGCTCCCCGCACCCCCGGCGCCCCCGGGACGCCGGGGACCCCCGGGACGCCGGGGACCCCCGGGACGCCGGGGACCCCCGCGACCCCCGGCGCTCCCGGCGCGCCTCCGGGGTACGTCGCGAGCGCGCCCCCCGGGTACGTCGCCGCCGGGCAGCACGGCCTCGGGGGCACGCCCGACACGCCTGGCCCACCCCACACGCCGTACACCCCGGGGGTCCCGCACACCCCCGGCACGCCCTCGTCGCCGAACGCCCCGAACACTCCCGCCGGTGGCCCGCCCACGCCGGGCGCGACGCCGGGCGGCCCGTGGCAGCGGGGACAGCAGCCGCGCAGTCCCTACGACAGCTACAACCCGTACGGGGGCCGCCCGTCCACGCCCTACGGGAGCCCGGCGGGCGGCGGGTCCACGCCCTACGCGGGCGCCCCCGGTGGCCCGCCGTCGGCGTACGGAGGCGGAGGCGGAGGTGCTCAGCCACCCGGGTACGGCGGCAGCGTCGGCAACCAGTCGCTGCCGTACGCGGCCAACGCCTCGGCGCCGTACGGCGGTGGCGGCGCCCCGCCTCCGGGGAACGCGGGATTCCCGACCCTCACGGCAGGGAGCCCGCCGCCGCCCGGCGGACCGCGGCGCAGGACGCCCGCGGGGGCGGTCGTCGCGATCGTGGTCGCCGTGCTGCTCGTGGCGGGCGGCGGCACCTGGGCCGCGGTGAACCTGTCGGGCGGCCCGGACCCCAAGCCCTCCGACAGCCCGGGCCCGTTGTCGTCGCCGACGTCGGAGTACCCGTACGGCAAGCAGGCGGCCATCAAGAAGGCGCTGGAAGTGGGGGACTGCGTCAAGGCCGTCTGGACGGGGACGGCGTTCGACTCGGTGCCCGACCTCGGCGTGGTGGACTGCGACGAGGACTGGCCGGACGGTCAGGTCGTGGCGATAGCGACGGCGTCGGACCCCGCCGAGGCCAAGGCCAGCGGAGAGCAGCGCTGCGCCGGCCAGGCCGACGCGCTGGCCGAGGCCCTGCCCGACGCGGGCGTCTACGCGCTGATCCCGACGAAGGAGGGCTTCACCGCGGCCAAGGGCGGTACGGCATGTCTCGTCCTCGGCAAGCACGTCCCGATCGGCGGCGAGGTGGGCCGACTCCGTGACGTGGGCGTGAACCTGTGGCCCACGCAGATGGCCGTCGGTGACTGCTGGGACTATGCCACCAGGGAGGACGAGGGGTATGACGCCCCGCTGACCGACTGTGCCGAAGCGCACACCGACCAGGTCGTCGGATCGGTGCAGGCGCCCGACAACATGACCTTCGCCGGTGCCCTCGCCGAAGGCGGAAAGCTGTGCACCAACAGGTTCGAGTCGAGTTGGGCGCCCGGCGCTGACCTGATCGTGTCGGGATGGGTCTCCGCAGAAGAGGAGTGGAAGAAGGGCTTCAACATAGTGGTGTGCACGGTGCGCAACGCCGACATGTCGCAGACGACCGGCAAGATACCCACGCCCGGCTCGGTCTGA
- the topA gene encoding type I DNA topoisomerase, which produces MSPTSETAKGGRRLVIVESPAKAKTIKGYLGPGYIVEASVGHIRDLPNGAAEVPEQYTGEVRRLGVDVEHDFAPIYVVNADKKAQVRKLKDLLKESDELFLATDEDREGEAIAWHLQEVLKPKVPVKRMVFHEITKAAIQAAVANPRELNQRLVDAQETRRILDRLYGYEVSPVLWKKVMPRLSAGRVQSVATRLVVERERERIAFRSAEYWDLTGTFATGRAGDASDPSSLVARLQSVDGRRVAQGRDFDSLGQIKGANVLHLDEADARALAAALENTRFSVRSVESKPYRRSPYAPFRTTTLQQEASRKLGFGAKATMQVAQKLYENGFITYMRTDSTTLSDTAVAAARAQVTQLYGADYLPAQPRTYAGKVKNAQEAHEAIRPSGDRFRTPAETGLTGDQFKLYELIWKRTVASQMKDATGNSVTVKIGGTASDGRDAEFSASGKTITFHGFLKAYVEGADDPNAELDDRERRLPQVNQGDPLSAEEITVDGHATKPPARYTEASLVKELEEREIGRPSTYASIIGTILDRGYVFKKGTALVPSFLSFAVVNLLEKHFGRLVDYDFTAKMEDDLDRIARGEAQAVPWLKRFYFGEGSDVSGTTAAEAGNGDGDHLGGLKELVTDLGAIDAREVSSFPVGNGIVLRVGRYGPYIERGEKDSEGHQRADIPEDLAPDELSIELAEELLAKPSGDFELGTDPATGHQIVAKDGRYGPYVTEILPGGTPKTGKNAVKPRTASLFKSMSLDTVTLDDALKLMSLPRIVGADAEGQEITAQNGRYGPYLKKGTDSRSLQTEEQLFTITLEEALAIYAQPKQRGRAAAKPPLKELGEDPVSGKPVVVKDGRFGPYVTDGETNATLRSGDSVEAITPERGFELLAEKRAKGPAKKTAKKAPAKKTATKTAAKKATPAKKTAAAKKTAASKTTASKTAAAKKAAPAKKVAAKKATSAGESA; this is translated from the coding sequence TTGTCCCCGACCAGCGAGACCGCGAAGGGCGGCCGCCGACTCGTCATCGTCGAGTCGCCTGCCAAGGCGAAGACGATCAAGGGCTATCTCGGCCCCGGCTACATCGTCGAGGCGAGCGTGGGGCACATCCGCGACCTTCCCAACGGCGCCGCGGAGGTGCCCGAGCAGTACACCGGCGAGGTGCGTCGCCTCGGCGTCGACGTCGAGCACGACTTCGCGCCCATCTACGTGGTCAACGCGGACAAGAAGGCCCAGGTCAGGAAGCTCAAGGACCTGCTGAAGGAGTCCGACGAACTGTTCCTCGCCACCGATGAGGACCGCGAGGGCGAGGCCATCGCCTGGCACCTCCAGGAGGTGCTCAAGCCCAAGGTCCCGGTCAAGCGGATGGTCTTCCACGAGATCACCAAGGCCGCGATCCAGGCCGCCGTCGCCAACCCGCGCGAGCTGAACCAGCGCCTCGTCGACGCCCAGGAGACCCGCCGCATCCTCGACCGTCTCTACGGCTACGAGGTCTCGCCGGTCCTGTGGAAGAAGGTCATGCCGCGACTGTCGGCGGGCCGCGTCCAGTCCGTCGCGACCCGGCTCGTCGTGGAGCGGGAGCGGGAGCGGATCGCCTTCCGCTCGGCCGAGTACTGGGACCTGACCGGCACCTTCGCGACCGGCCGCGCCGGTGACGCCTCCGACCCGTCGTCGCTGGTCGCCCGCCTGCAGTCCGTGGACGGCCGCCGCGTCGCCCAGGGCCGCGACTTCGACTCGCTCGGCCAGATCAAGGGCGCCAACGTTCTTCACCTGGACGAGGCAGACGCTCGCGCGCTCGCCGCCGCCCTGGAGAACACCCGCTTCTCGGTCCGCTCCGTCGAGTCCAAGCCGTACCGCCGCTCGCCGTATGCCCCCTTCCGTACGACGACGCTCCAGCAGGAGGCCTCGCGCAAGCTCGGCTTCGGGGCGAAGGCGACCATGCAGGTGGCGCAGAAGCTGTACGAGAACGGCTTCATCACCTATATGCGTACGGACTCCACGACGCTCAGCGACACCGCCGTGGCCGCCGCCCGCGCCCAGGTCACCCAGCTGTACGGCGCCGACTACCTGCCGGCGCAGCCGCGTACGTACGCCGGGAAGGTCAAGAACGCGCAGGAGGCCCACGAGGCGATCAGGCCCTCGGGTGATCGTTTCCGCACGCCCGCGGAGACCGGGCTGACCGGCGACCAGTTCAAGCTGTACGAGCTGATCTGGAAGCGGACCGTCGCCTCCCAGATGAAGGACGCCACGGGCAACAGCGTCACCGTCAAGATCGGCGGCACCGCCTCCGACGGCCGGGACGCCGAGTTCAGCGCCTCCGGCAAGACGATCACCTTCCACGGCTTCCTCAAGGCCTACGTCGAGGGCGCCGACGACCCGAACGCCGAGCTCGACGACCGTGAGCGCCGGCTGCCGCAGGTGAACCAGGGCGACCCGCTCTCCGCCGAGGAGATCACGGTCGACGGGCACGCCACCAAGCCCCCGGCCCGCTACACCGAGGCGTCGCTGGTCAAGGAGCTCGAAGAGCGCGAGATCGGCCGCCCGTCGACGTACGCGTCGATCATCGGCACCATCCTCGACCGGGGCTACGTCTTCAAGAAGGGCACGGCCCTCGTGCCGTCCTTCCTGAGCTTCGCCGTGGTCAACCTGCTGGAGAAGCACTTCGGGCGGCTCGTCGACTACGACTTCACCGCCAAGATGGAGGACGACCTCGACCGCATCGCGCGCGGCGAGGCCCAGGCGGTGCCGTGGCTGAAGCGGTTCTACTTCGGCGAGGGCAGCGACGTCAGCGGCACGACGGCGGCCGAGGCCGGCAACGGCGACGGGGACCACCTCGGCGGCCTGAAGGAACTGGTCACCGACCTCGGCGCGATCGACGCCCGTGAGGTCTCCTCCTTCCCCGTCGGCAACGGCATCGTGCTGCGCGTCGGGCGCTACGGCCCGTACATCGAGCGGGGTGAGAAGGACTCCGAGGGGCACCAGCGTGCCGACATCCCCGAGGACCTGGCGCCGGACGAGCTGAGCATCGAGCTGGCTGAGGAACTGCTCGCCAAGCCGAGCGGCGACTTCGAGCTGGGCACCGACCCTGCGACCGGTCACCAGATCGTCGCCAAGGACGGGCGCTACGGGCCGTACGTCACGGAGATTCTCCCCGGGGGCACCCCGAAGACGGGCAAGAACGCGGTCAAGCCGCGCACGGCCTCCCTGTTCAAGTCCATGTCCCTGGACACGGTGACCCTCGACGATGCCCTGAAGCTGATGTCGCTGCCGCGGATCGTCGGCGCCGACGCGGAGGGCCAGGAGATCACCGCGCAGAACGGGCGTTACGGGCCGTATCTGAAGAAGGGCACGGACTCGCGTTCGCTCCAGACCGAGGAGCAGCTCTTCACGATCACCCTCGAAGAGGCGCTGGCCATCTACGCGCAGCCCAAGCAGCGCGGGCGGGCCGCCGCCAAGCCGCCGCTGAAGGAACTGGGCGAGGACCCCGTCAGCGGGAAGCCGGTCGTGGTGAAGGATGGCCGCTTCGGCCCGTACGTCACCGACGGCGAGACCAACGCGACGCTGCGGTCCGGGGACAGCGTGGAGGCGATCACGCCCGAGCGCGGGTTCGAACTGCTGGCGGAGAAGCGGGCGAAGGGGCCCGCCAAGAAGACGGCCAAGAAGGCGCCGGCGAAGAAGACGGCGACGAAGACCGCCGCGAAGAAGGCCACGCCGGCGAAGAAGACCGCTGCCGCGAAGAAGACCGCTGCTTCGAAGACGACTGCTTCGAAGACGGCCGCGGCGAAGAAGGCGGCACCCGCGAAGAAGGTGGCGGCGAAGAAGGCGACGTCGGCCGGGGAGAGCGCCTGA